The Neoarius graeffei isolate fNeoGra1 chromosome 25, fNeoGra1.pri, whole genome shotgun sequence genome includes a region encoding these proteins:
- the tpte gene encoding putative tyrosine-protein phosphatase TPTE isoform X1, whose protein sequence is MTSVHYNPGSDSKDVNGNGAMEEAEVQIDDGKEESVEPDTMYYRVRKRIAPFVMSFGFRVFGLVLIFVDIILVIVDLSLSSESRKGAGTILEAISLVISFFFLIDVLLRIYVEGFKVYFSSKLNIMDACIVVITLVVTMIYTFSDFSGTSLIPRVVTFLRSLRIFILVRIFRLASQKKEMEKVTRRMVSENKRRYQKDGFDLDLTYVTDRVIAMSFPSSGKQALYRNPIREVVRFLDTKHLDHYKVYNLCSEKGYDPKLFHYRVERVMIDDHNVPSLEDMLRYTANVREWMAADSCNVIAIHCKGGKGRTGTMVCTWLIDSDQFESAQDSLDYFGERRTDKSMSSKFQGVETPSQSRYVGYYEIMKNKYNRQLPPPKSLKIKSLRIHSIAGVGKGNGSDLKVRIIVKNEQVFQCICAKQENCALFPDAGNNAVVISLQDGPVVCGDVKVMFESSAGLPKGYEDCPFYFWFNTSFIENNRLYLPREELDNPHKSKVWDIYKEDFGVTVSFSDL, encoded by the exons atgacatctGTGCATTATAATCCCGGGTCGGATTCCAAAGATGTTAATGG GAACGGCGCGATGGAAGAGGCAGAGGTTCAAATCGATGATGGCAAAGAGGAAAGCGTGGAACCGGACACCATGTACTA CCGTGTTAGGAAAAGGATAGCTCCTTTTGTGATGTCTTTTGGTTTTCG TGTCTTTGGTCTGGTGCTCATCTTTGTGGACATTATTCTGGTCATTGTTGATCTGTCGCTGTCATCCGAGAGCCGTAAGGGTGCAGGGACTATTTTGGAGGCCATCTCACTTGTCATCTCTTTCTTCTTCCTCATCGATGTGCTTCTGCGGATTTATGTAGAAGG GTTTAAGGTGTACTTCAGTTCCAAACTCAACATCATGGATGCCTGCATTGTTGTCATCACATTGGTTGTCACTATGATCTACACATTCTCTGATTTCTCAGGAACAAGCCTCATTCCCAg GGTAGTGACATTCCTGAGGTCCTTGAGAATATTTATCTTGGTGCGCATCTTCCGACTGGCCTCCCAGAAGAAAGAGATGGAGAAGGTCACTAGAAGAATG GTATCCGAGAACAAAAGACGGTACCAAAAGGATGGATTTGATTTGGACCTCACATATGTCACAG ACAGAGTCATTGCGATGTCCTTCCCCTCATCTGGGAAACAGGCCCTGTACAGGAATCCCATCAGA GAAGTTGTCCGGTTCCTGGACACTAAACATCTGGATCACTACAAAGTTTACAACCTCTGCA gTGAGAAAGGTTATGATCCAAAACTTTTCCATTATCGGGTGGAACGTGTGATGATTGATGACCATAATGTGCCATCATTAGA GGACATGCTGAGATACACTGCCAATGTTAGGGAGTGGATGGCTGCAGACTCGTGCAATGTCATTGCTATCCATTGCAAAGGGGGAAAAG GGCGTACAGGGACGATGGTGTGCACGTGGCTAATTGACAGTGATCAGTTTGAAAGTGCACAG GACAGCCTGGACTACTTTGGTGAAAGGCGCACGGATAAAAGCATGAGTTCAAAATTCCAGGGTGTTGAAACTCCATCTCAG AGCCGGTATGTTGGATACTATGAGATCATGAAGAACAAATATAACCGGCAGCTGCCCCCACCAAAAAGCTTGAAAATCAAGAGTCTGCGCATTCATTCAATCGCAG GTGTTGGAAAGGGCAATGGCAGCGATCTGAAGGTACGCATCATAGTGAAGAATGAGCAGGTGTTCCAGTGCATCTGTGCCAAACAGGAGAACTGTGCG CTGTTCCCTGATGCTGGAAACAACGCAGTGGTGATCAGTCTACAGGACGGCCCAGTGGTTTGTGGCGATGTGAAAGTCATGTTTGAATCCAGTGCT GGCCTTCCAAAGGGATACGAAGACTGTCCGTTCTATTTCTGGTTCAACACTTCATTTATAGAGAACAACAG GCTGTACCTGCCGAGGGAGGAACTGGACAACCCACACAAGTCCAAGGTCTGGGACATCTATAAAGAGGACTTTGGTGTGACAGTGTCATTCAGTGACCTCTGA
- the tpte gene encoding putative tyrosine-protein phosphatase TPTE isoform X2, with protein MEEAEVQIDDGKEESVEPDTMYYRVRKRIAPFVMSFGFRVFGLVLIFVDIILVIVDLSLSSESRKGAGTILEAISLVISFFFLIDVLLRIYVEGFKVYFSSKLNIMDACIVVITLVVTMIYTFSDFSGTSLIPRVVTFLRSLRIFILVRIFRLASQKKEMEKVTRRMVSENKRRYQKDGFDLDLTYVTDRVIAMSFPSSGKQALYRNPIREVVRFLDTKHLDHYKVYNLCSEKGYDPKLFHYRVERVMIDDHNVPSLEDMLRYTANVREWMAADSCNVIAIHCKGGKGRTGTMVCTWLIDSDQFESAQDSLDYFGERRTDKSMSSKFQGVETPSQSRYVGYYEIMKNKYNRQLPPPKSLKIKSLRIHSIAGVGKGNGSDLKVRIIVKNEQVFQCICAKQENCALFPDAGNNAVVISLQDGPVVCGDVKVMFESSAGLPKGYEDCPFYFWFNTSFIENNRLYLPREELDNPHKSKVWDIYKEDFGVTVSFSDL; from the exons ATGGAAGAGGCAGAGGTTCAAATCGATGATGGCAAAGAGGAAAGCGTGGAACCGGACACCATGTACTA CCGTGTTAGGAAAAGGATAGCTCCTTTTGTGATGTCTTTTGGTTTTCG TGTCTTTGGTCTGGTGCTCATCTTTGTGGACATTATTCTGGTCATTGTTGATCTGTCGCTGTCATCCGAGAGCCGTAAGGGTGCAGGGACTATTTTGGAGGCCATCTCACTTGTCATCTCTTTCTTCTTCCTCATCGATGTGCTTCTGCGGATTTATGTAGAAGG GTTTAAGGTGTACTTCAGTTCCAAACTCAACATCATGGATGCCTGCATTGTTGTCATCACATTGGTTGTCACTATGATCTACACATTCTCTGATTTCTCAGGAACAAGCCTCATTCCCAg GGTAGTGACATTCCTGAGGTCCTTGAGAATATTTATCTTGGTGCGCATCTTCCGACTGGCCTCCCAGAAGAAAGAGATGGAGAAGGTCACTAGAAGAATG GTATCCGAGAACAAAAGACGGTACCAAAAGGATGGATTTGATTTGGACCTCACATATGTCACAG ACAGAGTCATTGCGATGTCCTTCCCCTCATCTGGGAAACAGGCCCTGTACAGGAATCCCATCAGA GAAGTTGTCCGGTTCCTGGACACTAAACATCTGGATCACTACAAAGTTTACAACCTCTGCA gTGAGAAAGGTTATGATCCAAAACTTTTCCATTATCGGGTGGAACGTGTGATGATTGATGACCATAATGTGCCATCATTAGA GGACATGCTGAGATACACTGCCAATGTTAGGGAGTGGATGGCTGCAGACTCGTGCAATGTCATTGCTATCCATTGCAAAGGGGGAAAAG GGCGTACAGGGACGATGGTGTGCACGTGGCTAATTGACAGTGATCAGTTTGAAAGTGCACAG GACAGCCTGGACTACTTTGGTGAAAGGCGCACGGATAAAAGCATGAGTTCAAAATTCCAGGGTGTTGAAACTCCATCTCAG AGCCGGTATGTTGGATACTATGAGATCATGAAGAACAAATATAACCGGCAGCTGCCCCCACCAAAAAGCTTGAAAATCAAGAGTCTGCGCATTCATTCAATCGCAG GTGTTGGAAAGGGCAATGGCAGCGATCTGAAGGTACGCATCATAGTGAAGAATGAGCAGGTGTTCCAGTGCATCTGTGCCAAACAGGAGAACTGTGCG CTGTTCCCTGATGCTGGAAACAACGCAGTGGTGATCAGTCTACAGGACGGCCCAGTGGTTTGTGGCGATGTGAAAGTCATGTTTGAATCCAGTGCT GGCCTTCCAAAGGGATACGAAGACTGTCCGTTCTATTTCTGGTTCAACACTTCATTTATAGAGAACAACAG GCTGTACCTGCCGAGGGAGGAACTGGACAACCCACACAAGTCCAAGGTCTGGGACATCTATAAAGAGGACTTTGGTGTGACAGTGTCATTCAGTGACCTCTGA
- the smpd1 gene encoding sphingomyelin phosphodiesterase yields MIKRVFTERITETLLPSCCSLAVFRMTSVCLITAVVLFLASLGSSSPLHDDDDGLDMAEFTAGNTLDRFKVHFNWRNISCPVCKAFFTVLDVALLSDTNMEHVARAVGEVCVRLHLEEENVCWEITELFRDDFIRALQESLLWPSEACALLVGPSCGHFDIYAPWNITLPRVPKPPVVPPSPPKPGSPQSRVLFLTDIHWDAEYSEGSAADCKQPLCCRNESGRANWKHRAAGHWGTYSKCDLPLRTVENLLQNVAKTGPWDWVYWTGDIPAHNVWSQTRAQQLNELTTISRLIKKYLGPDVTVYPAVGNHESTPVNSFPPPFVHGNRSSQWLYDTMAEEWAPWLPAEALKTLRRGGFYTAQVQPGLRVVSLNMNFCARENFWLLVNSTDPADQLQWLVYILQDAENKGEKVHIIGHIPPGLCLSSWSWNYYHIVNRYESTITGQFFGHTHFDEFQMFYDEETMTRAVGVAYIAPSVTTFINLNPGYRVYYIDGNYSDSSRLVLDHENFILNLTLANGFQENSSWLPKPDPDPAWTLLYRASQAYGLSTLFPADWAALVRAFLTNDHIFQQFWYFLHKGHVSVPCEDVCKSTLICYLRSGRYDLLEQCDHIGVKKPRGSSIRKTLC; encoded by the exons ATGATAAAGCGGGTGTTTACTGAGAGGATCACTGAGACTTTACTCCCATCCTGCTGCAGCTTGGCGGTGTTCAGGATGACCAGTGTGTGTTTGATCACTGCAGTTGTTTTGTTCCTGGCCTCCCTCGGCTCGTCTTCTCCtctccatgatgatgatgatggtctgGACATGGCTGAGTTCACGGCTGGAAACACACTGGATCGATTTAAAGTTCACTTCAACTGGCGCAACATTAGCTGTCCGGTGTGTAAAGCTTTCTTCACCGTGCTAGACGTTGCCCTTTTG AGTGACACAAACATGGAGCATGTGGCTCGTGCAGTAGGAGAAGTCTGTGTCCGTTTGCACTTGGAAGAGGAAAATGTGTGCTGGGAAATTACGGAGCTCTTCCGTGATGACTTCATTCGTGCCCTCCAGGAGTCTCTTCTCTGGCCCTCAGAAGCCTGTGCCTTACTTGTGGGACCCTCATGTGGCCATTTTGACATCTATGCCCCCTGGAACATCACTCTGCCCCGTGTCCCCAAACCTCCAGTGGTCCCCCCTTCACCACCCAAACCTGGCTCACCTCAAAGTAGGGTGCTGTTCCTCACTGATATCCACTGGGATGCCGAATACTCAGAGGGCAGCGCGGCTGACTGCAAACAACCTTTGTGCTGCAGGAACGAGTCTGGTAGAGCCAACTGGAAGCACCGTGCTGCAGGTCACTGGGGTACCTACAGCAAGTGTGACCTCCCGTTGCGTACAGTAGAAAACCTTCTGCAGAATGTAGCCAAGACGGGACCTTGGGACTGGGTATATTGGACTGGGGACATTCCTGCACACAATGTGTGGTCCCAAACGAGGGCACAACAGCTGAATGAGCTGACCACCATCTCCAGGCTCATCAAGAAATACCTCGGACCTGATGTTACTGTGTACCCAGCGGTGGGAAACCACGAGAGCACACCAGTTAACAGTTTTCCTCCTCCATTTGTGCATGGGAATCGCTCTTCCCAATGGCTGTATGACACCATGGCAGAAGAATGGGCTCCTTGGCTACCTGCTGAAGCTCTGAAGACTCTGCG CCGAGGAGGTTTCTACACAGCCCAGGTGCAGCCAGGTCTGCGGGTGGTGTCCCTGAATATGAACTTCTGTGCGAGGGAGAACTTCTGGCTGTTGGTGAACTCCACAGATCCAGCGGACCAGCTCCAGTGGCTCGTATACATCCTGCAGGATGCTGAGAACAAGGGAGAGAAG GTGCACATTATTGGTCACATCCCCCCTGGACTCTGTTTGAGCAGCTGGAGCTGGAACTACTATCACATAGTCAACAG GTACGAGAGCACTATAACTGGGCAGTTTTTTGGACACACGCACTTTGATGAATTTCAGATGTTTTATGATGAAGAAACAATGACCCGAGCAGTGGGTGTGGCTTACATTGCTCCAAGTGTAACCACTTTCATTAACCTGAATCCAG gCTATCGTGTGTATTATATTGATGGTAACTACTCTGACAGCAGTCGTCTAGTCCTGGATCATGAGAACTTTATTCTCAATCTGACCTTGGCAAACGGTTTTCAAGAAAACTCCTCATGGTTGCCCAAACCTGACCCAGATCCAGCATGGACATTGCTGTACCGGGCTTCTCAAGCCTATGGTCTGTCCACCTTGTTCCCCGCTGACTGGGCTGCTCTGGTCCGAGCCTTCTTAACCAATGACCACATCTTCCAACAATTCTGGTACTTTTTGCACAAAGGCCATGTGTCTGTGCCCTGCGAGGATGTGTGTAAGAGCACACTGATCTGCTACCTGCGCAGTGGCCGTTATGACCTGCTGGAACAGTGCGATCACATTGGAGTCAAGAAGCCGAGAGGAAGTTCTATCAGAAAGACTCTGTGCTGA